In Macadamia integrifolia cultivar HAES 741 chromosome 1, SCU_Mint_v3, whole genome shotgun sequence, a single window of DNA contains:
- the LOC122094090 gene encoding kinesin-like protein KIN-14L, giving the protein MISPSVLTLVLILYPIQKWISNLIGRMDRNVEQGELFHDVQPFVQLALDDYTVSIFSYGQTRSRQTHTMEGSSYDRGLHVRSFEELFDLSNSDTTSAIWFNFYVTIVELYNEQVPFTFMSS; this is encoded by the exons ATGATTTCACCATCCGTATTAACACTGGTGTTGATTCTTTATCCAATCCAAAAATGGATTTCGAATTTGATAGGGCGTATGGATCGCAATGTTGAGCAAG GGGAGCTCTTCCATGATGTTCAGCCATTTGTGCAGTTAGCTTTGGATGACTATACtgtttctatattttcttaTGGGCAAACTCGTTCTAGACAGACACATACCATG GAAGGATCTAGTTATGATCGTGGTCTGCATGTTCGAAGTTTTGAGGAGCTGTTTGATTTATCCAACTCAGATACAACTTCTGctatttggtttaatttttatGTTACAATAGTTGAGCTCTACAATGAACAGGTTCCATTCACTTTCATGTCTTCTTAG